One window of Mucilaginibacter inviolabilis genomic DNA carries:
- a CDS encoding CobW family GTP-binding protein: protein MSVTAAKPVTIITGFLGAGKTTFLNGLIAYKNTEKLAVIENEFGQEGIDGQLVICADDKLFELSNGCLCCTLNEDFYSLLEVLWEGREEFDELIIETTGIANPASVAAPFLTNANVPYYYKLKRVICLVDARNIEQQLRETDEARNQISFSDILLITKTDMITTEQLAHIEKLLKGINPLATVLSGHRECYPFTEIYQVSRNAIVEDKLPKVTNRIFTVQRHQHEDLVSLSFNFNEPFDLQLLSHRLTVFLNFQAKDVYRVKGIFNIHDQSQKIIIQSVMQDLAVAAGDTWTEDTERNSRIVFIGKNLNPVGFEKMLRQCFYRHI, encoded by the coding sequence ATGAGTGTGACAGCAGCAAAGCCCGTTACCATAATCACTGGTTTTTTAGGTGCCGGTAAAACTACTTTTCTGAACGGGTTGATAGCTTATAAAAACACAGAGAAACTGGCCGTAATCGAAAATGAATTTGGCCAGGAAGGGATAGACGGACAATTGGTTATTTGTGCAGATGATAAACTATTTGAACTTAGCAATGGCTGTTTGTGTTGTACTTTAAATGAAGATTTTTACTCGTTGCTGGAAGTTTTATGGGAAGGCCGCGAGGAGTTTGATGAGCTGATTATAGAAACCACCGGTATCGCCAACCCCGCATCAGTAGCTGCACCGTTTCTTACTAATGCAAACGTGCCCTACTACTATAAGCTTAAAAGGGTAATATGCCTGGTAGATGCCCGTAATATTGAGCAACAATTGCGCGAAACAGACGAGGCGCGCAATCAGATTAGTTTTAGCGATATTTTACTCATCACTAAAACAGACATGATAACTACAGAACAACTGGCTCATATTGAAAAACTGTTAAAAGGCATTAATCCATTAGCTACGGTATTATCGGGCCATCGTGAGTGCTATCCTTTTACTGAAATTTACCAGGTATCACGTAATGCCATAGTTGAAGACAAATTGCCCAAAGTAACCAACCGGATCTTTACAGTACAACGTCATCAACATGAAGATCTGGTTTCTTTAAGTTTTAACTTTAACGAACCTTTTGATTTGCAACTGCTATCGCATCGCTTAACTGTTTTTCTGAATTTTCAGGCTAAAGATGTTTATCGCGTAAAAGGTATTTTTAATATTCACGATCAATCACAAAAAATCATCATCCAATCTGTTATGCAAGACCTGGCTGTTGCCGCTGGCGATACCTGGACCGAGGATACTGAAAGAAACAGTCGTATTGTATTTATTGGTAAAAACCTGAACCCGGTTGGGTTTGAAAAAATGTTAAGACAATGCTTTTATCGACAC
- a CDS encoding RNA polymerase sigma factor, which produces MIDFTEELSEEELIRLLKQDRLGAFREIYSRYWKKLFDEAYKRLKNRELAEEVVQELFTTLWTKRQVLQINTTIGAYLHSAIANQVIDIYRKELVRSRYKEAFKVVHTEVDNSTEDSIMLKDLVYTIDEEISHLPDKCRSVFELSRKEHKSNKEIASYLGISEKTVEQHLTRALKQIRLTLTHYLMLVLVLQATVTYTMGYRVSKVHRPLSGLLKSTRSV; this is translated from the coding sequence ATGATTGATTTCACAGAAGAGCTGTCTGAAGAAGAACTGATACGCTTGCTGAAGCAAGACAGGCTTGGTGCGTTCCGTGAAATATACTCCCGGTACTGGAAAAAGCTATTTGATGAGGCATATAAGCGCCTAAAGAACAGAGAACTGGCTGAGGAAGTTGTGCAAGAACTTTTTACAACACTTTGGACAAAAAGACAAGTACTACAAATTAACACTACCATAGGCGCATATCTGCATTCGGCTATAGCCAACCAGGTTATTGATATTTATCGTAAAGAACTGGTGCGTTCACGATATAAAGAAGCTTTTAAAGTGGTACATACTGAGGTTGATAATTCGACCGAAGATTCCATCATGTTGAAAGATCTGGTTTATACCATCGACGAAGAAATAAGCCACCTGCCTGATAAATGCCGTTCTGTATTTGAGCTTAGCCGGAAAGAACATAAAAGTAATAAGGAGATAGCCAGCTACCTGGGTATATCAGAAAAAACCGTAGAGCAGCATTTGACCCGTGCTTTAAAACAGATACGCTTAACCCTTACACATTACCTGATGCTAGTATTGGTTTTACAGGCTACGGTTACTTACACCATGGGTTACCGTGTATCTAAGGTACATCGACCATTATCTGGTCTGTTAAAATCTACAAGGTCGGTATAA